In the genome of bacterium, one region contains:
- the dnaK gene encoding molecular chaperone DnaK, whose translation MSKIIGIDLGTSNSAASAMEGGKPVIIPAAEGNSVGGKAFPSYVAFTKDGQLLVGEPARRQAVTNPEGTVFEAKRKMGTNFRYKINDKEYSPEQISAFILQKIKRDAEAYLGDKVEKAVITVPAYFDDAQRQATKQAGEIAGLEVVRVINEPTAAAFAYGIDKTGAQDQKILVFDLGGGTLDVTIMEFSETEEDGKTQATFEVKSTSGDTALGGKDMDAALIDFITNEFKSQSGIDLTSDKMAMNRVREAAEKAKIELSTTLETDIILPFIAQNETGSQNLEMKITRAKLEDLVKPIVSKMRAPVEQAIKDAGLTPQQIDKIILIGGPTRMPAVQKFVEDYVGKQVERGVDPMEAVAKGAAVQAGVLGGEVSSKEILLLDVTPLTLGLETLGGVRTPLIDRNTTIPTSKSQTFSTAADNQTSVQIHVLQGEREFAADNKSLGTFNLDGIPPAPRGVPQVEVTFDIDASGILKVTAKDKASGKDANITIQGSSSLSKEDVERMKQEAEAHASEDRKRKELVDKRNEADTLIAVSEKTLKDAGEKVLDADKVATETAIAELKEVKDKEDVDAIQTKLQALSEAIQKVGAAMYQQGDIKEGDAGTVDPNEKEIPSNEDGPVDAEYKEVPKDGQGGSGEGSNSEQK comes from the coding sequence ATGTCAAAAATTATAGGAATCGACTTGGGAACAAGTAACTCTGCGGCTAGCGCTATGGAAGGCGGCAAGCCTGTCATTATCCCTGCTGCAGAAGGTAATAGCGTAGGCGGAAAAGCTTTTCCATCTTACGTTGCATTTACCAAAGACGGCCAGCTGCTCGTAGGTGAGCCAGCTCGTCGTCAGGCAGTAACCAACCCGGAAGGCACAGTCTTCGAAGCGAAGCGCAAGATGGGTACTAACTTTCGTTACAAAATTAACGATAAAGAATATTCACCAGAACAGATCAGCGCTTTCATTTTGCAAAAGATCAAGCGTGACGCAGAAGCTTATCTGGGCGATAAAGTAGAGAAAGCAGTTATTACCGTACCTGCATACTTTGATGACGCTCAGCGCCAGGCAACCAAGCAAGCTGGTGAAATCGCTGGCTTGGAAGTTGTTCGCGTAATCAACGAACCAACTGCAGCTGCATTTGCTTACGGTATCGACAAGACCGGCGCACAGGATCAGAAGATTTTGGTGTTCGACCTTGGAGGTGGAACTTTGGACGTAACCATTATGGAATTCTCCGAAACCGAAGAAGATGGTAAGACTCAGGCCACCTTCGAAGTAAAGTCTACTTCTGGTGATACTGCTCTGGGTGGTAAGGATATGGACGCTGCCTTAATCGATTTTATCACCAATGAATTTAAATCCCAAAGCGGCATTGATTTAACCTCTGACAAAATGGCGATGAACCGCGTTCGCGAAGCTGCAGAAAAAGCCAAGATCGAACTTTCCACTACTTTAGAGACTGACATAATTTTACCTTTCATTGCGCAGAACGAAACCGGTTCTCAGAACTTAGAAATGAAGATCACCCGCGCTAAATTGGAAGATTTAGTTAAACCTATTGTTTCCAAAATGCGCGCTCCTGTAGAGCAGGCCATCAAAGACGCCGGGTTAACCCCTCAGCAGATCGATAAGATCATCTTAATTGGCGGTCCGACCCGTATGCCTGCCGTTCAGAAGTTCGTAGAAGATTACGTAGGCAAGCAGGTAGAACGCGGCGTTGACCCAATGGAAGCCGTAGCAAAAGGCGCTGCAGTACAAGCCGGCGTATTAGGCGGCGAAGTATCTAGCAAGGAAATCTTGTTGCTTGATGTAACTCCATTAACTCTTGGGCTCGAAACCTTGGGCGGCGTTCGCACGCCGTTAATCGATCGCAATACCACGATTCCAACTTCTAAATCTCAAACCTTTAGTACAGCGGCAGACAATCAGACATCTGTACAGATTCATGTTTTGCAGGGTGAACGCGAATTTGCGGCCGACAACAAATCTCTTGGAACATTTAACTTAGATGGAATTCCACCAGCGCCACGCGGCGTGCCTCAGGTCGAAGTTACCTTCGACATTGATGCCAGCGGTATCTTAAAAGTTACCGCCAAAGATAAGGCCAGCGGCAAAGACGCTAATATTACCATTCAAGGCTCTTCTTCTCTTTCCAAAGAAGATGTCGAACGTATGAAGCAGGAAGCCGAAGCGCATGCCAGCGAAGACCGCAAGCGCAAAGAATTAGTAGACAAGCGCAACGAAGCCGACACACTTATTGCGGTGTCCGAGAAAACTCTTAAGGATGCAGGCGAGAAGGTGTTAGACGCCGATAAGGTGGCTACAGAAACTGCTATCGCAGAGTTAAAAGAAGTAAAAGATAAAGAAGATGTAGACGCTATTCAGACTAAGCTGCAGGCTTTGTCCGAAGCTATCCAAAAGGTTGGCGCAGCCATGTATCAGCAGGGCGACATTAAGGAAGGCGATGCCGGTACAGTGGATCCAAACGAAAAAGAAATCCCATCCAACGAGGACGGGCCGGTGGATGCTGAGTACAAAGAAGTGCCGAAAGATGGGCAAGGCGGCTCTGGCGAAGGCTCTAACAGCGAGCAAAAGTAG
- a CDS encoding DUF3467 domain-containing protein produces MSGNNPQNQENNQNNQQIQIKMDDAKIAGSYANQIFVTNTPEEFILDFMSLLPNSPMGQLIQRIILNPEHARRFNNILTEQLKRYDNKELPAAAPMETTPNRMGFKTE; encoded by the coding sequence ATGTCAGGAAATAATCCACAAAATCAGGAAAATAATCAAAATAACCAGCAAATTCAGATCAAAATGGATGATGCGAAAATTGCTGGCAGCTATGCCAACCAGATTTTTGTAACTAATACTCCCGAGGAATTCATTTTAGATTTTATGAGCCTTCTTCCTAATTCACCGATGGGCCAGCTCATTCAGAGGATAATCTTAAACCCCGAACATGCAAGACGGTTTAATAATATTTTAACCGAACAGTTAAAGCGTTATGATAATAAGGAGTTACCAGCAGCTGCTCCGATGGAAACAACCCCGAACAGAATGGGTTTTAAGACCGAATAA
- the dnaJ gene encoding molecular chaperone DnaJ: MAKKDFYEVLGVSKSASADEIKKAYRKLAHKYHPDKGQGNDEKFKEVNEAYQVLSDSEKKSQYDQYGQTFEDAQRNGGGFGGNPFGGGNPFGGGFDFSGFSGQGGVEFDLGDIFGDLFGGARGRQAARERGIDLEMPVTISFEEAVFGVTRNLTLEKKDACKTCGGNGAKPGTKVVTCSVCHGQGQIRAQRRTVFGNVATSVACEKCEGTGQVPEDPCDTCKGAGIMRQEKTIEVSIPAGIDDGQRVRITGEGELGYRGSKPGDLYLSIRVRPHKEFKRQGFNLYKDLPVSFTQAALGTKIKLDTLDGAIELKIPAGTQSGKIFRVPSKGVPVINSNSKRGDLFITARVVIPHKLSKEESELIKKLAELNGETVEVNKSFWENIKDSF; encoded by the coding sequence ATGGCCAAAAAAGATTTTTACGAAGTATTAGGAGTCAGCAAAAGCGCCAGCGCTGATGAGATCAAGAAAGCCTACCGCAAGCTGGCTCATAAGTACCACCCGGACAAGGGCCAGGGAAATGATGAGAAGTTTAAGGAAGTTAATGAAGCTTATCAGGTGCTCTCCGACAGCGAAAAGAAAAGTCAGTACGATCAGTACGGACAGACTTTTGAAGACGCCCAGCGCAACGGCGGCGGTTTTGGCGGCAACCCCTTTGGCGGAGGTAATCCGTTTGGGGGCGGTTTTGATTTTTCCGGTTTTAGCGGACAGGGTGGCGTAGAATTCGACCTTGGCGATATTTTTGGAGATTTATTCGGGGGCGCACGCGGCCGCCAAGCGGCGCGCGAACGCGGCATTGATCTGGAAATGCCCGTAACTATTTCTTTCGAGGAAGCAGTGTTTGGCGTTACTCGCAATTTAACTTTAGAAAAGAAAGACGCCTGTAAGACGTGTGGCGGCAACGGTGCTAAGCCAGGCACCAAAGTCGTCACTTGCTCTGTGTGTCATGGTCAGGGCCAGATTCGCGCGCAGCGCCGCACTGTGTTTGGCAATGTCGCGACCAGCGTAGCCTGCGAAAAATGCGAAGGTACCGGACAAGTGCCAGAGGACCCTTGCGATACCTGTAAGGGAGCGGGAATAATGCGCCAGGAAAAAACTATTGAGGTTTCTATTCCAGCCGGCATTGACGACGGCCAGCGCGTTCGCATAACAGGTGAAGGGGAATTAGGTTATCGAGGCTCTAAGCCTGGCGACCTGTATTTATCTATTCGCGTTAGGCCCCACAAAGAATTTAAGCGTCAGGGCTTTAATTTGTACAAAGACTTGCCAGTAAGCTTTACGCAGGCAGCATTAGGAACCAAAATCAAGCTCGACACCTTAGACGGCGCGATTGAGTTAAAAATCCCTGCCGGGACACAGTCGGGTAAAATTTTCCGGGTTCCAAGCAAGGGCGTGCCAGTGATCAACTCTAATTCTAAGCGCGGAGATTTGTTTATCACAGCGCGCGTGGTGATCCCTCATAAGCTTTCCAAGGAAGAGTCGGAACTAATTAAAAAGCTCGCCGAATTAAATGGCGAAACTGTGGAAGTTAACAAAAGCTTTTGGGAAAATATCAAAGATAGTTTTTAA